The window ATCGCTCCCTGGACGATGTGGACTACGATATTGATATCGATCTGGAGTCCTACGGCCTCATCATGGACTGGCACCCCTTCGAAGGCGGCTTCCGAGTCAGCGGCGGTTTGTTCTCCAACCGCAATGAATTCACCGGTACCGCGACCCCAACAGAAAATGTGGAAATCGGGGACTTTACCTTTACCCCCGAACAGGTTGGCACTCTGCACGCCAAGATCGACTATGATCGCGCCATCTCGCCTTATCTGGGCATTGGCTGGGGCAATGCCGTAGCGCCGACAAAGGGATGGGGCTTTAACGCAGATTTGGGGGTATTGTTTACCGACACCGCCCAGGCTCACCTGTCGGCGGATAGCCCCGCAGCAGACGCCAACCCTGCGCTGAAGGCGCAGTTGGAGAGTGAGCTGGCGAAAGAAGAAGCCAATATCAATGACGATGATCTGGATAACGCCAAGTACTGGCCAGTCATCGCCATTGGCGTCTCGTATCAATTCTAGTCTGCGCCCGATCTCTCCCCGGCGACGCGCCCACCGGCGCGCCGCCGCGTCAACGGACAGGAGGCGGAAGACTCCTTGACAAGTTCAGCGCCGCCAACTGAACTTTCTATAAGCGTCAATGATCAACCGGCCGTCTCGGCGGCGGCCAGTAACGCATGATAAAGGATGGCGAACATCAGACCTCAATCAGGCAATGTACTTTGGGCCTCCGTCGCCCCTCTGTTCAGACGCCGCCTGCTTGCAGCCTGGGGCGTATTGATCGCCAGTCTGGCCATGGTGGTTCTCGCCGCCGGCGTTATCCGCAATCAGGAACAACTCAGCGCCGAGCGACAGTTCCAACTCTATGTCGATGAGGTTTCCTCTCTGATTACCCAGCGCATGCGCGACCATGAGCAGATTCTGCTCGGCGGCGGCGCGCTGTTCAAAGCCAGCAATGAAGTAAGGCGCGACGAGTGGCGTGTTTACATCGAAAGTCTCAACCTGAATAAGAACTATCCCGGCATTCTCGGCGTAGGCTACTCCGTCGTCATCCCCAGGAGCCAACTCGCCCAACATATCGCAACAGTAAGAGCTGAAGGATTTCCCAACTATGTCGTCAAACCTCAGGGCGATCGGGAAATTTACTCCGCTATTATTTATCTGGAGCCTTTTCTGGGGCGCAACCTGGCCGCATTCGGTTACGACATGATGTCCGAGGAAACCCGCGCCGCCGCTATGCGGCAAGCTGCTTCATCAGCGGAAACCGCCCTGTCCGGCAAGGTCACGCTGGTGCAGGAGACCCATGGAAAAGTGCAGTCAGGATTTCTTATGTACGTCCCCATTTACGCCAAAGGCGTTGTGCCGGAAACAGAGCAGGCGCGCTGGCGCGCCCTGCAAGGCTTCGTGTACAGCCCCTATCGCATTGACGATTTAATGGCCGGCATCCTTGGGCCGCGTCGACTGCAGATTTCATTCCGCATCTATGACAACACAACCATCAGTGACGAAACACTGATGTTCGAAACCGAAGAAAACGACTTTCAAACGGGCCTGCAGGAGATAGAAATTTCGACTCCTCCCAAGTATTCCGCTACCCGCACTCTGACTTTCTATCAACACGACTGGACAGTCGTGTTTGAGAACACGCCAGCGTTTGAAGCCAACGCCATTACGCATTTGGATAAGCTGGTAGTGGGGTTAGGTGGAGTGGTCAGTCTCTTGCTGACGCTGCTGGTCTGGTTCCTGTCATTTCGGCGGGAGCAGGCGCTGGAGCTGGCCAAACGCATGACGCAAACCATTCGCGACAACGAGACCCGTCTACGCCAGAGCGAAGAGCGCTACCAGTTGGCGGTGCGCGGCTCCAATGACGGGATCTGGGACTGGAACCTGCAAACCGGCCACATGTATTACGCTCCGCGTTTCCAGGCACTGCTCGGTTATGAGGAAGGCAGTTTCAGCAACACATTCACTGAGTTTGAGCAGAAAATTCATCCCCAGGACAAAAACCCGGTTCTGCAGGCCATCAAGGCCCATCTGGAAAGCGAATCGCCCTATGACATCATGCATCGTTTGCTGACCCGCTCCGGTGAATGGCGCTGGTTTCGCTCTCGGGGCGCCGCCATTCGCAACAAAGAGAATGTCGCCATCAGAATGGCTGGCTCAATCTCCGACATCCACCAGCAAAAAATGGCGGAAGCGGAGGCGGAAGAACATGCGCAACATACCCAGGCGATTCTCAATAATATCAACGACGGCATCATCACTGTGGATGAGATTGGCTTCATTGCTTCCTTCAATCGGGCGGCGGAGCGCATCTTCCACTACAACGCGGACTCCGTCATCGGCTACAACCTTAAACGA is drawn from Hahella sp. KA22 and contains these coding sequences:
- a CDS encoding CHASE domain-containing protein, which translates into the protein MANIRPQSGNVLWASVAPLFRRRLLAAWGVLIASLAMVVLAAGVIRNQEQLSAERQFQLYVDEVSSLITQRMRDHEQILLGGGALFKASNEVRRDEWRVYIESLNLNKNYPGILGVGYSVVIPRSQLAQHIATVRAEGFPNYVVKPQGDREIYSAIIYLEPFLGRNLAAFGYDMMSEETRAAAMRQAASSAETALSGKVTLVQETHGKVQSGFLMYVPIYAKGVVPETEQARWRALQGFVYSPYRIDDLMAGILGPRRLQISFRIYDNTTISDETLMFETEENDFQTGLQEIEISTPPKYSATRTLTFYQHDWTVVFENTPAFEANAITHLDKLVVGLGGVVSLLLTLLVWFLSFRREQALELAKRMTQTIRDNETRLRQSEERYQLAVRGSNDGIWDWNLQTGHMYYAPRFQALLGYEEGSFSNTFTEFEQKIHPQDKNPVLQAIKAHLESESPYDIMHRLLTRSGEWRWFRSRGAAIRNKENVAIRMAGSISDIHQQKMAEAEAEEHAQHTQAILNNINDGIITVDEIGFIASFNRAAERIFHYNADSVIGYNLKRLFANYSDDDASETMSDYLSASIRSDASGEEHEIEGVRQNGERFPVGISVSEVHRRSERLFIVVVRDITERKRVDRMKNEFISTVSHELRTPLTSITGALSLLLNGAVGQPTEEFARFLQIAYKNSQRLALLINDLLDMEKITAGGVKYSFSIEPVMPLVEQSIDTNLVYGQQHEVEYQISHREDGSLVNVDPLRFQQILANFLSNAAKFSPQGSTVDISVQRRENYVRISVTDRGPGIPPEFYTRIFKKFSQADSSDRRQKGGTGLGLFISRELAKGMHGRIDFESEVGKGATFYVELPLAPDSAQDAVAPEPEEA